DNA from Mucilaginibacter mallensis:
TGCCATTGGCCGAGAGTGATTGGGTTGCGGTACATACCGTAATCCCTGAACGTGATTTTTGGGATAGGATAAGTCAGCTAAAACAAGCGGGCGCGCAAGGCATTGTAGTAATGCCGATTGAGAAGATAATATTATAAGCCCCCCGCCCCCCTAAAGGGGGAGGAATAGGCAACAATATATAATTAATAATCACCACCAGGACGTAACTCCCCTTTAGGGGGTTTGGGGGATAAAAATGAAAACATACAAGTATTCAGACTTAAGCAAAGCAAACATCAGCAAACTGGTTCAGCGTAATGTTGACCCGGCGCATGAGGTGCGCGATGCAGTTGAGGAAATTCTCGCCAAAGTAAAACTACATGGCGACAAGGCACTCTATGATTATGCGCTTAAGTTTGAAAAAGTAGTATTGGATAAGCTCTACCTTACTAAAAGTGAGCTTTCAGAAATTGCTGAAGGTGTATCAGTTGAACAAAAAACTGCATTAGATACCGCTTATAACAACATCTACAAGTTTCACCAAACACAGCTAAAAACCGAGGACAAGGTAGAAACCATGCCTGGTGTAACCTGCTGGCGCGAGGTAAGGGCTATTGAAAAAGTAGGCTTATACATCCCCGGCGGTACAGCGGTTTTACCAAGCACCTTTTTAATGCTGGGTATACCTGCCCGTATTGCAGGCTGCAGTGAAATAGTGGTTTGCACGCCACCGCAAAAGAATGGCAAGGTGAATCCGTTTATCGCCTACGTGGCCTTATTGTTGGATATTGATACCGTTTACCTTACAGGCGGTGCGCAGGCAATAGCGGCAATGGCATATGGCACAAAAACCATTACTAAAACCGATAAGATCTTTGGCCCAGGCAACCAATTTGTAACCAAGGCTAAAACCATTGTACAATCAACTACTACAACAGCCATTGATATGCCTGCGGGCCCGTCAGAAGTACTGGTTATTGCCGATGAAACAGCTAACCCGGTTTACATAGCTGCCGATCTGCTTGCACAGGCAGAGCATGGTGTTGATAGTCAGTCTATATTAGTTACTACATCAGCACAAATTGCAGAGCAAACCATTGCAGAATTAAAGAAGCAATTACCGGTATTACCACGAGCAGAAATTGCAGGAAAAGCAATAGACAACTCTTACATCGTGATAACAAATACGTTGGATGAGGCTATGCAGTTCAGTAATGAATATGCACCCGAGCATTTGATATTAGCTACCGAAAACTGGAAAAACATAACCGATAAAATAGTTAACGCAGGTTCGGTATTCCTGGGTAATTTGACCCCGGAGAGTGCCGGTGATTATGCATCAGGCACAAACCATACCCTGCCTACCAGTTCATTTGCAAAGGCCTATTCAGGTGTTTCGGTTGATTCGTTTGTTAAGAAGATCACTTTCCAGCATCTATCGCGGGAAGGCGTTAAAAATATAGGCCGCACCGTTGAAGTTTTAGCGGAGCTGGAAGGCTTACAGGCACATAAAAACGCGGTAAGTGTGAGATTAGAAAAGCAATAATTAACATGTCATTGCGAGGAGGAACGACGAAGCAAACTCGTCTCGTTCAATATCCAGGCGACGAGATTGCCACCCCCGCTAGTTAGCGGATCGCAATGACGAGCAGAAGATAATAATACCATGTTCAGCATAAATAAAATATTAAGAGAAAACATAAAAAAACTCGTACCCTACTCATCCGCACGTGATGAGTTTAAAGGTGAGGCGAGTGTTTTTTTAGATGCCAATGAAAACGCATTTGGTTCACCACTGGAGCAGCA
Protein-coding regions in this window:
- the hisD gene encoding histidinol dehydrogenase, yielding MKTYKYSDLSKANISKLVQRNVDPAHEVRDAVEEILAKVKLHGDKALYDYALKFEKVVLDKLYLTKSELSEIAEGVSVEQKTALDTAYNNIYKFHQTQLKTEDKVETMPGVTCWREVRAIEKVGLYIPGGTAVLPSTFLMLGIPARIAGCSEIVVCTPPQKNGKVNPFIAYVALLLDIDTVYLTGGAQAIAAMAYGTKTITKTDKIFGPGNQFVTKAKTIVQSTTTTAIDMPAGPSEVLVIADETANPVYIAADLLAQAEHGVDSQSILVTTSAQIAEQTIAELKKQLPVLPRAEIAGKAIDNSYIVITNTLDEAMQFSNEYAPEHLILATENWKNITDKIVNAGSVFLGNLTPESAGDYASGTNHTLPTSSFAKAYSGVSVDSFVKKITFQHLSREGVKNIGRTVEVLAELEGLQAHKNAVSVRLEKQ